ACTTCCAGCGAGCCAGCGAACCTTGGCGCGAAGGGTGGCAGTCTGGCCCCCGTTCAATGGAGACGTCAGCGCTGTGCGAACGCGGTTGGCGCCCGTGTCGCCGCGATCCACCGCGCGCACGTGCAGACAGTGCGCACTGTTGTTGAACCCGACACCCGGGCCGGTCTCCAGGCCCGAATCCTCGTGATTGCCCTGCGCAAACCAGCCATTCATGCCGGACTCGAAGTCGGAATTGGCAATCCGATTCGGCCCGCCACTGGCGAACACCTCGACGTTGTCCACGAGACATTCTCCGGGTCCAAGCAGAATGATCTGGAGCGAATCGGCGGCACCGCTCCCATTGTCGAGCACACCGGTGAATTCGATGTTGGTCCAGCCGCTCTTGCCCGACTCGTCGCTGTCCGCCCAGTTCGGCGCAAGCCGATGGTCGCTGCGTGGATCCATCAGTTCGAGGCTGCTCCCGCCGCCGTGCGCCCATTTGCCCCAGCGTCCGCCCGTACCGTAGGTCACTTCGTCCACGATGATATGAATGATGTTGGTGACCACCTGTCCCGCCGCGTTTGTGCTAGCGATTTCGTCGGGCATCGCCAGCGCAAGATGTTCCCCGCCGCGCGACAACGAGCCGCTGAAGTCACCGAGCGTATTTGTGCCGGTCAAAGTTGGATAATTCGTCAGCATTCTCGCCGCGTTTTTCGCGATTAAGAGGTAGCCGTCCGGGGGAATCGTCGTGCCGGGCGGGATTGTGTAGCTGATGCCATCAGTAAAGCTCCAGCGGCCAACGTCAACGGGCGCGGCAGTGTGGTTGAGCAGTTCGACGTATTGGTCGTCGTCCTGACCGCTGACCGGGGCGTACATGATCTCGTTGATGACCACGGGCGGAATCCGCAGCCGGCCATTTTTCGCGCCGGGCGTCTTCGTTTGCAGTCGGTAGAGTCCCGCGGCGCCGTCGGGATAACGCCCGGTCGAAACCCCGTTTTCCTGCGAGCCAAAACGCACCGCGTCTATGACCCTTGTGTTGCCGGGATCCTTGAAGTAAATCGTTTCTCCCGCCGCGCTCAATCTGAATCCCATTTGTGTTTCGTCGAAATACGCAAAGCTTTGCGGCTGGATCACGGTATTGGGCGGGATGAGGAATTTATTCGTGGTCGGGTCATCGGTGAGGATGCAATTGGAGAGGTCCACGGGTGCCGCGCTGTAGTTGAATAGTTCTATGAAATCGAAGTCCGGCGGATCAGTGTGCGCAAGAAACTCGTTGATGACAACCGTGCGGTAGGGATTCGCGAGCGGAATTTCCGCAACGCCGGGCGTACCGCCCATCAGGTCGCTGGCCGCCCATGCCGCCGGATTCCTTTCGCCAAGCGTCGGCCGGGCCAGCACCAGCGAATGTCCAGCGCCGTCCGGCGCTGCGGGCCACGGAGGATCGCCCGAATAATTCACTTCAAATACGATTCCACTCTGCCGGTTGCGCAAGCGCAAAGTCCCGGAGCTGTTGGAAAGCCTGTTCGTGTAGGGCCCGATGACGTTGGCGATGCCGTAAACGCTTTGAATGTCCGCCGGCACTGCCGCCACCACCAGATAACTGCGCGCGGCAAGGACTGTGTTTGACGCGAAGGTGAAATTTATGTCGCCCGTCAGCCGGAATCCGCTGATGTCCTCGAAGTACGGATTTGAGTTGAACAGCTCGACGAATTCGAGGTTCTTGCCATCCACGCGGTTCGTCGGATGGTACATGGTCTCGGAAATGATCACCGGGCCATGGCGCGTGGACGGACCCACCGGCTCCGGCGGCGGCCGGACAAAGGAAATATCCAGCGGTATTGAGTCCAGCGTGAATGTGCGCTGCGTGTTCGCCAGGATGGTGTTTGGTGTGGTGGCGCGGTCGCGGACATTGTTCACCGTTAGCGTGTACGTTGTCTTCGTCGCCATCGGTGTCGTGGTGAGAATCACCGTCCTCGTGTCGGTCCCGAATGCGGCCGACAGGACCGTCACGCCGTTGTCGATCGTGTAATACCCCGGCGTGGTCGCACTGGCTGCCTCGACCGGTTCCGAGAAAATCACGGTGAGGATTTGCGGATCACCCAGGCTGCCCACAGAAGTGAGCGTTGGTCGCGTAACGTCAGGATTGACCGTCAGTATGGCTGACAGGCTGTTTGTCGAGCCATACGCATTGAGGATAAAACAACTGAACGCGTTTCCGCTGTCGCCAAGCACGACCGGTGAAATGAAGTAGGACGAGTTCGTCGCGTTGGAAATGTCGGTACCATTGAGCTGCCATTGGAAGGTCGCCCCGAGGTAATGCGAGAGTTGGACCATAAACGTTGCGCTGCCACCTTCGACCACGGCAACATTCGTCGGTTGGGTGGTGATAACCGGCGGGCCAAGACCGTAAGGCACGAGAAAACTTCCCGGAATCGGTGCTGCGCCATTCACCGCGGCGGCATCTCCCGGCTTTTGCCACGTCACCCCGAGATTGTCACCGCCGCCGCCCTCCTTTTGCAGCGCCTCGATGTAATAACGAAAACCGTTGGTCAGCGTGACGGTCGCTGATTTCTGACTGGCTTGGTTGTTCCATTCGCGTGAGCTGGTCCACGAGACCACTGAAGCAATCTGCACCTTGTGCGCCGGGTCTTCGTCCGTGCTCAGGTAAAGCGCCGAGTTGTCGTCGCTCGCAACCCAAAAAATGTAACTGCCGGTGGCGGGCGGAACCAATAAAGCACGCATCCGCTGGCCGTAATTGTCCGCGAAGTTTGACGGCGCTTCAAAGGCGTTCTCGATAAACTCCTCGTCGGGGCGCGCCGGAAAGCCGGGCGCGCTGGTCAGGTTCGCAACCGCGGTGCCGCTGATGTTGTAATAGACCTCCCGCAGGACGCCACTGGACTGGCCAAAAGCGGTGACAGCGGACAACAAAAACGACGCCACTGCCGCAGGGAGGAACTTCATTGGCGGAAATGACATCGGGGAGGATTGAGCAGATTGCGTGCTGATTCAGGCCATCGGATTAACGTTCAGCACCGTAAACACAAACGGGTTGCAAAGCAAGGAAGGAAACGGCTTTGAGGATGAGTCGGACGACTCAACCGGCATTCTCCGAGGGTGTTGCGGATATCTCCAGCATCCGTTCGATCGGCAATCGGGCCCGCCGAATAATCTCCTCCGGCAGTTCGATGCGCGGCGACAGGTTCCTCATGCAGTCGCGCAGTTTTACGAGCGTGTTCATTTTCATGTAACGGCACTCGCTGCATCGGCAGTTGTCCGCCGGCATCCTCATCACGTCGAATACCGGGGCGCAGAGGAATTCCTTTCCCGGGCACTCCTTGTGCAAGCGATGAATGATGCCTGACTCCGTGACGATCACGAATCGCTGGGCCGGGCTCGTGCGGCAGTAATCAATCATCTTTTCCGTCGAACAAACCGCATCCGCCACGTCGCGCACCTCGCGCAGGCTTTCGGGATGCACGACGATTTTCGCGTCCGGATAGCGGTTGCGCCATCGCAGCACGTTGTCGCGCCGGAACTCGACATGCGCGTAACAGTTGCCCTTCCACAACGTCATCGGGCGGCCGGTCTGCTCCGTCACCCACGCGCCGAGATTCTCGTCCGGCACGAACAACAGGTCGCGGTCCTGCGGCGCGGCCTTGACGATCTTTACCGCGTTGCCGCTGGTGCAAATCACGTCACTCAACGCCTTCACTTCCGCGCTGCAATTGATGTAGGTGACTGTATAAAACTTCGGATTTGTCGCTTGAAACGCGCGCAATTTTTCCGCCGGGCAACTCTCTTCGAGCGAGCATCCGGCGTCCTTGTCCGGTAGCACGACAATTTTGTTGGGATTCAAAATCTTCGCGGTCTCGGCCATGAAATGCACGCCGCTGAAAACGATGACATCGGCGCTGGTTTTGGCAGCCTGCTGCGACAAACCGAGGGAATCACCCACGTAATCGGCCGCGTCCTGAATCTCCGGCACCTGGTAATTATGGGCGAGAATGATCGCGTTCAGTTTCCGCTTCAGTTCGAGGATTTCGCGAGACAAGTCGTCAGAATTCACTGACGGTTTCGGTTTCCAGACCGGGAAACGATCCACACCGGCAGGCTGAAGTTCGCTAATGTCGATCACGCCAAGAAGCTACTGCCCGGAATCCAAGCCGTCAACGAACGTGGAAGAGACCGAAAAAGCACAGCAACGGCGGTGCGCGCCATCGAGGTTAAGTTGCACCGCCACCGCGGCTCGACCAAACTCCAACCGCAGCGCATGTGCCAAACCAAAGCGTTCCGGGTTGAAGTTCGAGTTCCACAACGCCCACGTTCAACCACAAAGTCGTACGAGGTACGATAACAAAGTGTCGCATCTTCCAACCGCGAACTCGTTTTGAGGATCACTCTAGTTCCGGGGCTCGAGCGGTTTTAATGTGCTTCGGATTTTAACCGCCTCCAATACATTTTGGATCGCACTGACAACCAGGTCGGGCTGCGTAAGCTGAATCTCGTGCACCGGGTAATCGCTCTCTGCGAACACGCTGTTGCCGGAAAGGTTCGCAAGACTCCGTTCCCCTTCAACGCGCACCTGCTCCATTCTCTCCATATCCTTCTGAGTTGCGCCCTGCTCAGGCGTGTGCGCTTTGGATTTTCTCGTCAAGACAACCAACGGCTTCTTTCCCAATGGATGTTCGATGCGAAGTCGGTCCGCAAAAAGCAGGATCGCTTCCTCGCTTCCATACGGGTTGTAATCCGTCACATTCGATTGAGGCAGGGACATTGCCCACAAACGAATCTTTTGAATCGGTTCCGGCAGCCTGGTGAATGGATCTTCAATCGTTGGAGGTCCCGCCCATTTCAGGAATTGCTGATAGCCCTCCAGTTCGGGTGCCGTCAAAACGCGCTCGTCGTCATTGATTTTCGCGCGCGCTGCCGGAACCACCCTTGGTTTGACATCATCCCAGCTGCGGACAATTTTCCCATTGATGTTGCCAAAACTGTTCTCAAAGCTTGAATCAACGAGCACCATCCCGGCGACCTGATCCGGATAGTCGGCGGCGAAGACCCGGACCAGCATGCCACCATAGGAATGTCCGACCATGACCAAAGGACCAGAAACTCCGGCCTGGGCGAGCAGCCGATGCAAATCTGCAACCGCCTGCCTCATGGTCCGCGGCCTTGGGCCCAACTCGCTCCAGGCATGTCCCGCCCGATCATAACTGCAAACCGTCGTGAATTTTTCCACCTCGCGTTGTACGAAATACCAATCCAGCGAGAAGGCTCCCGCACCCGCCTCAAGAACGACCGTCGGACCGCCGTTTCCAGTGCGATACAAATGCATCTTGTGCCCGCCAACGTCGTATAGCCTGCCCAACGGGGCCGGCTCTGTTTTGAGTTCCACGCCTGCTCCATGAAGGCTGCTGCCGCACAAAAGAACACCTCCGAGCGCTGTCGTGATGACCTTTAAAGCATTTTGCATGCGTCGGGCTTAACAGGATTTCAACGCCCGGTCTTGAAGAGTTGAAACATTTTTGTCTGGCCTTAGCGCGAATAGTTCCTGGACTTGAACTCTCCCGGCGTCATCCCGACAACCTGTTTGAAAACCCTGCAAAAATGCGCTTGATCGGCGAAACCACAATTCATTGCGATTTCGCTCAACGGCAATTCCTCTTCGCACATGGCCCTGCACGCTGACTGTATTCTGAGCCGACGAACGTATCCGGCCACAGTCGTTTGAAAATGCCACCGAAACTCACGGGCCAGATGGACGGGATGGACTCCCACGCTATCGCCAATGCTTTGAAGTGACAGGGTTTCGGAATAACGTTCGTGCAAAAGGTCTCGCGCCCGTTTCAGCCAGTGGGGCGCAGTTTGGCGTTCGTGCGAAGACAAGTTTCGATGGATTTCGGACAAAGCTCTTAGAACCGCGCCTTCTATGGCCAGCTGCGACACATCATCTGTATGAAGGAACTCCCGATGGATTCCGGCCGTCACCCAGGACAGCTCACATTTCTGGAAATGAGCTGACCTTCTTAAGGCGCAGGAAACGTGCGGATTCTGCTCAACCCAATCGGCGCCAAACTCCACATGCAGGCACCGCAACCCCGCGGGGCCGACGGTCTGCGCGTGGGTTTCCCGGGCCGGATGGAGGGCAACGGTATTGGGCTCGTAAAATCGATGACCTTTTCCAAGATCCTCCCGCTGCGATCCGGTGAGCGTCAAGATCATGTAAGCATTCTCGTGGGAATGCCTGGGGATTTTGCTCTCTGGCAAGTATACACACTCCGAGAGAATCAACCGTCCGATCCGGATTTCGGACCTCTTTTTACCAAAGTACTGGCCTTCAGAAAGCCTCGTGTCCACGGCGGGACAGTAGCTTCGTGCGATGAACGCGGCAAGAAGACTCCGTGATCCCGGCTCCGTGCAACAGCCTGGAGCGGATGCGAAGGCTGCTCGTAACGTTGCGTGTCTCGTCAATCACCCAACGCTTGTCCATCAATTCGAGCCAAGGCCACCGCTACGCCGCCTCCGCCGCCGAAGTCGTTCAGTTCAGCGGCACGCCACGACGGATGTAAGTAGGCACATCGAGGTCTTCACCGTGGTAGATCGTCGGCTCGCTCTTCTCGAAGCGGCCCCTGGAAATAATGTCGAGCGGCAACACGCCCTGTCGCATGTTTGACCTGGGTTTTCGATAAGTCTTCCCGCTCTGCTGGGCCAGCAGCTGCTCCTTTTTGTCGGGCGCCAATTCGGGTGGCGGCGCGACAAATCGTGACGCCGGCCGAATCGCCCGCCCTTTTTCAAAAAATTCAGCGCCGATTGCAGCCGACTCTTCGCCGGCACCTCTTGATCCACCCGGTCTCATCACCGAGGCGGCGGCGAACGCCTTTTCGCCGGTGGCAGTCTGGTCCGCCTCGTCCGCGTTGCAACGCGTGGCAATGACGGTAACACCGAGGCGGTCGCCCAATTCCGCCTCGACCATGGCGCCCATGATGACGCGTGCGCTTTCGCAGGCGCGATTGAGTTGCGACATGACCCGATTCACTTCCGCCATGGTCAGATCCCTGCCCGCGACAATGTTCACCAGCACTGAACCGGCATCGCGCAGAACGGCCCCGCCCTCCAGCAACGGGCTGGCCAGAAGTTTTTCAACCACCTCCCGTGCCCGGTGCTCACCGCGGGCCTCGGCGCAGGCGAACGCACTTTCGGCGTGCCGGCCGCGCACCACCGAACAGAGATCGGCAAAATCCACATTGATGATTCCGGCGCGCGCCAGCAACCGCCAGATGCTGCGCAGTCCCTGTGCCAGCAGATCATTCGTGATTTTGAATGTTTCAATCAGACTCGTGTTTTCATCGATCAGCTTGAGCACCCGCTGATTTGGCAGGCAGAGCACCGCATCGGCAGCCTCCTTGAGTTCCTCCAGGCCGGCCTGGGCCTGGGTATGGCGCCGTGGTCCTTCACACTCGAACGGCAGCGTGGCAATGGCGAGTACAAGCGCACCCGCTTCCCTGGCCGCGCGCGCCAGAACCGGGCTCGCACCAGTGCCGGTGCCGCCGCCAAGACCGGTCACAATCACAACGACCTCCGCGCCCGCGCAGAGTTTACGCAACAGTTCGGTGTCCGCTTCCGCAGCGGCCCGTCCCAGTTCCGGATCTCCGCCCGCACCGAGGCCGCGCGTCAACGAGGCGCCCAACGGCAGGACGCATTCCACCGACAAATCGAGGAGCGACTGAATATCCGTGTTCACAGCTGCAAAACTGACGCCGGCAAACTCTCCCGACGCAATATGCTCGACGGCATTGCAACCGGCGCCTCCCACGCCAAACACCTTCAGTGCGGGTCCCTTGTT
This sequence is a window from Candidatus Angelobacter sp.. Protein-coding genes within it:
- the nadA gene encoding quinolinate synthase NadA, which gives rise to MIDISELQPAGVDRFPVWKPKPSVNSDDLSREILELKRKLNAIILAHNYQVPEIQDAADYVGDSLGLSQQAAKTSADVIVFSGVHFMAETAKILNPNKIVVLPDKDAGCSLEESCPAEKLRAFQATNPKFYTVTYINCSAEVKALSDVICTSGNAVKIVKAAPQDRDLLFVPDENLGAWVTEQTGRPMTLWKGNCYAHVEFRRDNVLRWRNRYPDAKIVVHPESLREVRDVADAVCSTEKMIDYCRTSPAQRFVIVTESGIIHRLHKECPGKEFLCAPVFDVMRMPADNCRCSECRYMKMNTLVKLRDCMRNLSPRIELPEEIIRRARLPIERMLEISATPSENAG
- a CDS encoding alpha/beta hydrolase; amino-acid sequence: MQNALKVITTALGGVLLCGSSLHGAGVELKTEPAPLGRLYDVGGHKMHLYRTGNGGPTVVLEAGAGAFSLDWYFVQREVEKFTTVCSYDRAGHAWSELGPRPRTMRQAVADLHRLLAQAGVSGPLVMVGHSYGGMLVRVFAADYPDQVAGMVLVDSSFENSFGNINGKIVRSWDDVKPRVVPAARAKINDDERVLTAPELEGYQQFLKWAGPPTIEDPFTRLPEPIQKIRLWAMSLPQSNVTDYNPYGSEEAILLFADRLRIEHPLGKKPLVVLTRKSKAHTPEQGATQKDMERMEQVRVEGERSLANLSGNSVFAESDYPVHEIQLTQPDLVVSAIQNVLEAVKIRSTLKPLEPRN
- the ftsZ gene encoding cell division protein FtsZ, which translates into the protein MKKQRESVLNADRLNKGPALKVFGVGGAGCNAVEHIASGEFAGVSFAAVNTDIQSLLDLSVECVLPLGASLTRGLGAGGDPELGRAAAEADTELLRKLCAGAEVVVIVTGLGGGTGTGASPVLARAAREAGALVLAIATLPFECEGPRRHTQAQAGLEELKEAADAVLCLPNQRVLKLIDENTSLIETFKITNDLLAQGLRSIWRLLARAGIINVDFADLCSVVRGRHAESAFACAEARGEHRAREVVEKLLASPLLEGGAVLRDAGSVLVNIVAGRDLTMAEVNRVMSQLNRACESARVIMGAMVEAELGDRLGVTVIATRCNADEADQTATGEKAFAAASVMRPGGSRGAGEESAAIGAEFFEKGRAIRPASRFVAPPPELAPDKKEQLLAQQSGKTYRKPRSNMRQGVLPLDIISRGRFEKSEPTIYHGEDLDVPTYIRRGVPLN